A single region of the Alteriqipengyuania flavescens genome encodes:
- a CDS encoding cation diffusion facilitator family transporter: MDQPDVVPVTARAPAETSLAKSAAAASITVAVVLVSLKAWATWKTGSAAMLGSLADSALDLVASLVTLFGVWYASQPADREHRFGHGKAESIAALVQVMLIALSAFGILLRSTQQLLAGARVEAPAEGIGVSVVAIVLTFALLAWQRYVVARTNSVAIKTDHAHYQSDLLLNLAVIAALALDSYAGITGADPVFGLAIAGWLGWNAWQASREALDHLLDREWPEAKRRRFVEVAARHPELANLHDLRTRTAGHVDFAQFHVDLPEEMTVGQSHDIIERVEEDLLREFPGLELFIHIDPAGHVDEPGNTLVEQDEFAALASGEDGA; encoded by the coding sequence ATGGACCAGCCGGATGTTGTACCCGTGACCGCGCGCGCGCCAGCCGAAACGAGCCTCGCCAAGAGTGCGGCGGCAGCTTCGATCACCGTTGCCGTGGTGCTGGTGTCGCTCAAGGCGTGGGCTACGTGGAAGACGGGATCTGCCGCCATGCTCGGCAGCCTTGCCGACAGCGCGCTCGACCTCGTCGCCAGCCTCGTGACGCTATTCGGCGTCTGGTACGCCTCCCAGCCCGCGGACAGGGAGCATCGCTTCGGCCACGGCAAGGCGGAATCGATCGCCGCGCTGGTGCAGGTCATGCTGATCGCACTCAGCGCCTTCGGCATCCTTCTGCGCAGCACGCAGCAATTGCTCGCCGGCGCGAGAGTGGAGGCGCCGGCGGAAGGCATCGGCGTGTCGGTGGTGGCGATCGTGCTGACTTTCGCCCTGCTGGCGTGGCAGCGCTATGTCGTGGCGCGGACCAATTCGGTCGCGATCAAGACCGACCATGCCCATTACCAGAGCGACCTGCTGCTCAACCTTGCGGTGATCGCGGCGCTCGCGCTGGATAGCTATGCCGGGATCACCGGGGCGGACCCCGTTTTCGGCCTCGCCATCGCTGGCTGGCTGGGGTGGAATGCGTGGCAGGCTTCGCGCGAGGCTCTGGACCACCTGCTCGACCGCGAATGGCCCGAGGCGAAGCGGCGCCGGTTCGTGGAAGTCGCCGCGCGCCATCCGGAGCTCGCCAATCTCCACGACCTGCGCACGCGCACCGCCGGCCATGTCGATTTCGCGCAGTTCCACGTCGACTTGCCGGAGGAAATGACCGTGGGCCAGTCGCACGACATCATCGAGCGGGTCGAGGAAGACCTGCTGCGCGAATTCCCAGGTCTGGAGCTGTTCATCCACATCGACCCCGCGGGCCATGTGGACGAACCGGGCAACACGCTGGTGGAACAGGATGAATTTGCCGCGCTGGCCAGCGGCGAGGACGGCGCATGA
- the sciP gene encoding CtrA inhibitor SciP, translated as MIENQKIRPEHVIGPLGEPLSLKDLPKPSTKRWVVRRKAEVVAAVNGGLLTIDEVLERYNLTLEEFASWQRAVDRSGMQGLRVTRIQHYRDLYDRQLKY; from the coding sequence ATGATCGAGAACCAGAAAATCCGCCCCGAACACGTGATTGGCCCGCTCGGCGAGCCGCTCTCGCTCAAGGACCTGCCCAAGCCGAGCACGAAGCGCTGGGTGGTGCGCCGCAAGGCGGAAGTCGTCGCGGCCGTAAACGGCGGCCTGCTGACGATTGACGAGGTGCTGGAACGCTACAACCTCACCCTGGAAGAGTTCGCCTCGTGGCAGCGCGCGGTCGATCGGTCCGGCATGCAGGGCCTGCGGGTCACGCGCATCCAGCATTACCGCGATCTCTACGATCGCCAGCTCAAGTACTGA
- a CDS encoding DnaJ C-terminal domain-containing protein has translation MADPYTTLGVSRSASEKDIKSAYRKLAKELHPDRNTDNPQAAERFSEVTNAYDLLSDADKRARFDRGEIDANGEPVNPFAGGGFGGGFNPSGGRPGGPGGQGGFRAQDFGAEGVDLGDLFEGLFGGGSGARGAGGGFGRQSAGTRRPPPVGANVQYRLRVPFVDAAARKDQRITLSDGKTIDLKLPAGVEDGTQMRLKGKGEQGPGGAGDALVTIGIDGHRFFRRDGDNIRMDLPITLDEAVNGAKVRVPTVDGAVMLTIKPGSNGGTVMRLSGKGFSKKSGGRGDQLVTLEIQLPDDVSALKDRLGDWTDGRDVRKDLTA, from the coding sequence ATGGCCGATCCCTACACCACACTGGGCGTATCCCGCTCCGCCAGCGAGAAGGACATCAAGTCCGCCTATCGCAAGCTGGCGAAGGAACTCCACCCCGACCGCAACACCGACAATCCGCAAGCGGCGGAGCGATTCAGCGAAGTCACCAACGCCTACGACCTCCTGTCCGATGCGGACAAGCGCGCGCGCTTCGACCGGGGCGAGATCGACGCGAATGGCGAGCCGGTTAATCCGTTCGCCGGTGGCGGGTTCGGCGGCGGCTTCAATCCCAGCGGCGGCAGGCCTGGCGGTCCCGGTGGGCAGGGCGGTTTCCGCGCGCAGGATTTCGGCGCGGAAGGCGTGGACCTGGGCGATTTGTTCGAAGGGCTGTTCGGCGGCGGGAGTGGCGCCCGGGGCGCAGGCGGCGGCTTCGGCCGGCAGAGCGCCGGCACGCGGCGGCCCCCGCCGGTCGGCGCGAATGTGCAGTACCGGCTGCGCGTCCCCTTCGTCGATGCGGCCGCGCGCAAGGACCAGCGCATCACATTGTCCGACGGCAAGACCATCGACCTCAAGCTTCCCGCCGGGGTCGAGGACGGCACGCAGATGCGCCTCAAGGGCAAAGGCGAGCAGGGGCCGGGCGGCGCCGGCGACGCGCTCGTCACCATCGGCATCGACGGCCACCGCTTCTTCCGCCGCGACGGCGACAATATCCGCATGGACCTGCCCATCACGCTCGACGAAGCGGTGAACGGCGCGAAGGTCCGGGTGCCCACCGTGGATGGCGCGGTGATGTTGACGATCAAGCCGGGCAGCAATGGCGGCACGGTGATGCGCCTGTCGGGCAAGGGCTTCTCGAAGAAATCGGGCGGGCGCGGTGACCAGCTCGTCACACTGGAAATCCAGCTGCCCGACGATGTCTCCGCCCTGAAGGACCGCCTCGGCGACTGGACCGACGGCCGCGACGTGCGCAAGGACCTTACCGCCTGA
- a CDS encoding efflux RND transporter periplasmic adaptor subunit, with product MNYETGVEKDKWRPQHEIAADTDSRVEIDTTDDADRRKRRRIIIIAVVIALLAAIAAYAMIKGGGAPADTGNAEEAPAVTVVAPGRTTIEGTLSATGTIAARRETSVGVVGEGGRVVSVNADAGDWVRQGQVLVSIDRSVQNQQAAAARAQIGVAQADLDLAQSNLERALKLVERGFISTADVDRLTATRDAARARVQVARAQLNELQARNARLNIYAPVSGLVLSRSVEPGQTVSAGTPSLFTIARGGEMEMLAQVGEAELARIATGTAATVQPVGTDREFSGQVWQIAPTIDQQNRQGTARIALSYNEALKPGGFATATINSGTLVAPLLPESAVMSDDEGSYVFIIGEDNKIVRRAVETGLITQNGVAIASGLSGTERVVLRAGGFLNEGETVRPVAPRR from the coding sequence ATGAATTACGAAACCGGCGTGGAAAAAGATAAATGGCGCCCGCAGCACGAGATTGCCGCGGATACGGACAGCCGTGTCGAAATCGACACTACCGACGATGCGGACCGGCGCAAGCGGCGGCGGATCATCATCATCGCCGTCGTTATCGCGCTGCTGGCGGCCATCGCTGCCTATGCCATGATCAAGGGCGGCGGCGCCCCCGCCGACACCGGCAATGCCGAAGAAGCCCCGGCAGTGACCGTCGTCGCGCCGGGCCGGACCACCATCGAAGGCACGCTGAGCGCGACCGGCACCATCGCCGCGCGCCGCGAAACCAGCGTCGGCGTCGTCGGTGAAGGCGGCCGCGTCGTATCCGTCAACGCCGATGCCGGCGACTGGGTGCGCCAGGGGCAGGTGCTCGTGAGCATCGACCGCTCCGTCCAGAACCAGCAGGCCGCTGCCGCCCGTGCCCAGATCGGCGTGGCGCAGGCCGATCTCGACCTTGCGCAGAGCAATCTCGAACGCGCCCTCAAGCTGGTCGAGCGCGGTTTCATCTCCACCGCCGATGTCGACCGCCTCACCGCAACGCGCGATGCGGCCCGTGCCCGGGTGCAGGTCGCCCGCGCGCAGCTGAACGAATTGCAGGCCCGCAACGCCCGCCTCAACATCTATGCCCCGGTCTCCGGCCTCGTCCTGTCGCGCAGCGTCGAGCCCGGCCAGACGGTTAGCGCCGGCACGCCCTCGCTCTTCACCATCGCCCGCGGCGGCGAAATGGAAATGCTGGCGCAGGTGGGCGAGGCCGAGCTGGCCCGCATCGCCACCGGCACCGCCGCCACCGTGCAGCCGGTCGGGACCGACCGCGAATTTTCCGGCCAGGTCTGGCAGATCGCGCCGACCATCGACCAGCAGAACCGGCAGGGCACGGCGCGCATCGCCCTGTCTTATAACGAGGCGCTCAAGCCCGGCGGCTTTGCCACCGCGACCATCAACAGCGGCACGCTGGTCGCGCCGCTGCTGCCCGAAAGCGCGGTGATGAGCGACGACGAAGGCAGCTACGTTTTCATCATCGGCGAGGACAACAAGATCGTCCGCCGCGCGGTGGAAACCGGCCTGATCACGCAGAACGGCGTGGCTATCGCCTCCGGCCTCAGCGGCACAGAGCGTGTCGTGCTTCGCGCCGGCGGCTTCCTCAACGAAGGGGAGACCGTGCGTCCGGTCGCCCCGCGCCGGTGA
- the mnmA gene encoding tRNA 2-thiouridine(34) synthase MnmA, with protein MPANPAIPAAGLGAEDAAALFDLPRAAADCRIVVAMSGGVDSSVVAALAHASGAEVIGITLQLYDYGAATGRKGACCAGDDIADARAVADRLGIAHYVFDHESAFREDVVENFADEYLAGRTPIPCIRCNMGPKFTDLFKMARDLGADCLATGHYVRRVMGAGGPELHRAADPARDQSYFLYATTDDQLDYLRFPLGGLPKAQVRALADAYGLRNAAKPDSQDICFVPDGDYARIVTKMRPEGARGGPIVHAETGEELGRHPGIIHFTVGQRRGLEIGGQAEPLYVVGVDAEKAELKVGPKRLLAVTAATVVETNRIGALPDAPLTAKVRSLSKPVPVTLDGAIGGGANIRIVFETPEYGVAPGQAAVIYAGDRVVGGGWIDATESAARALAA; from the coding sequence ATGCCCGCAAATCCTGCGATTCCTGCCGCCGGCCTTGGTGCCGAAGACGCTGCCGCGCTGTTCGACCTGCCGCGCGCGGCGGCCGACTGCCGCATCGTCGTCGCCATGTCGGGCGGGGTCGATTCCTCGGTCGTCGCCGCGCTGGCCCATGCGAGCGGGGCGGAAGTGATCGGCATCACGCTGCAGCTGTACGACTATGGCGCGGCCACCGGGCGCAAGGGCGCGTGCTGTGCGGGCGACGATATTGCCGACGCGCGCGCCGTGGCGGACCGGCTGGGTATCGCGCACTATGTCTTCGACCATGAAAGCGCCTTTCGCGAAGACGTGGTCGAGAATTTCGCCGACGAGTATCTCGCCGGGCGCACCCCGATCCCCTGTATCCGTTGCAACATGGGGCCCAAGTTCACCGACCTGTTCAAGATGGCGCGCGATCTGGGCGCCGATTGCCTCGCGACCGGACACTACGTCCGCCGCGTGATGGGTGCGGGCGGCCCCGAATTGCACCGCGCCGCCGATCCCGCGCGCGACCAGAGCTATTTCCTTTACGCGACGACCGACGACCAGCTCGACTACCTGCGCTTTCCGCTGGGCGGACTGCCCAAGGCGCAGGTGCGCGCGCTGGCCGACGCCTACGGCCTGCGCAACGCGGCCAAGCCCGACAGCCAGGACATCTGCTTCGTGCCCGACGGCGATTACGCCAGGATCGTCACGAAGATGCGGCCCGAAGGCGCGCGCGGCGGGCCGATCGTCCACGCCGAAACGGGCGAGGAACTGGGCCGCCATCCGGGCATCATCCACTTCACCGTTGGCCAGCGCCGCGGGCTGGAGATCGGCGGTCAGGCCGAACCGCTCTATGTCGTTGGCGTGGATGCGGAAAAGGCGGAGCTGAAGGTCGGGCCCAAGCGCCTGCTCGCCGTGACCGCCGCCACGGTGGTGGAAACCAACCGCATCGGCGCGCTGCCCGATGCGCCGCTGACCGCCAAGGTCCGCAGCCTGTCGAAGCCGGTGCCGGTCACGCTGGACGGCGCGATCGGCGGCGGCGCGAACATCCGCATCGTTTTCGAGACGCCCGAATACGGCGTCGCGCCGGGCCAGGCGGCGGTGATCTATGCCGGCGACCGGGTGGTCGGTGGCGGCTGGATCGACGCGACCGAATCCGCGGCGCGGGCGCTCGCCGCTTGA
- a CDS encoding serine hydrolase domain-containing protein, with amino-acid sequence MMRRLSPIAATAFAPALLLAACSPEAETGPAPLTEEALAAVTDNAGAPREQLARQVDDLFSDPLVAETRAVIVVANGELAAERYGEGYGPETRFISWSMAKTVTAVLIGMLVSEGKLDLDRGPPIPAWRRTGDPRGDITLRQLLQMRSGLRHTEAGDPVYESDEVRMLFLDGRDDMAAWAEAQPPEAGAGAKFEYSSNTTVILADIAARVLAGQDASPEERRAAVAGYLREQLFGPLGMDSMLPEFDAGGTLIGGSLMHATARDWAKFGEFLRRKGRTADGVQLVPKAWVEFMTRPSPREEQYGAQTWLNRKPTNGDPVLFPGTGADTLFSMVGHLGQYVIVSPDQGLTVVRLGKTQDAERAPLVKALGDIVELYPSR; translated from the coding sequence ATGATGCGCCGCCTATCCCCTATCGCCGCCACCGCCTTCGCGCCAGCCCTGCTGCTGGCCGCCTGTTCTCCCGAGGCGGAAACGGGCCCCGCGCCGCTGACCGAAGAGGCGCTGGCCGCCGTCACCGACAATGCCGGCGCCCCGCGCGAGCAGCTGGCGCGGCAGGTAGACGACCTGTTCAGCGATCCGCTGGTGGCGGAAACCCGCGCGGTTATCGTCGTCGCCAATGGAGAGCTGGCGGCGGAGCGGTACGGCGAAGGCTACGGGCCGGAAACGCGCTTCATTTCCTGGTCGATGGCAAAGACGGTCACCGCCGTGCTGATCGGCATGCTGGTTTCGGAAGGCAAGCTCGACCTCGACCGCGGACCGCCGATCCCGGCCTGGCGCCGTACAGGCGACCCGCGCGGGGACATCACCCTGCGCCAGCTGCTGCAGATGCGCAGCGGCCTGCGCCACACGGAAGCGGGCGATCCGGTCTACGAATCGGACGAGGTTCGCATGCTGTTCCTCGACGGGCGCGACGACATGGCCGCCTGGGCCGAGGCGCAGCCGCCGGAAGCGGGCGCGGGCGCGAAGTTCGAATATTCTTCCAACACCACGGTCATCCTCGCCGATATCGCCGCGCGGGTGCTGGCGGGACAGGATGCGAGCCCCGAAGAACGGCGCGCGGCGGTCGCGGGTTACTTGCGCGAACAGCTGTTCGGTCCGCTCGGTATGGATTCCATGCTGCCCGAATTCGATGCGGGCGGCACGCTGATCGGCGGCAGCCTGATGCACGCCACCGCGCGCGACTGGGCCAAGTTCGGCGAATTCCTGCGGCGCAAGGGGCGCACGGCCGACGGGGTGCAGCTGGTGCCCAAGGCGTGGGTGGAGTTCATGACGCGCCCCTCCCCGCGCGAGGAGCAGTACGGTGCGCAGACCTGGCTCAACCGCAAGCCGACCAATGGCGATCCGGTGCTGTTCCCCGGCACCGGTGCGGACACGCTGTTCTCGATGGTCGGCCACCTCGGCCAGTATGTCATCGTCTCGCCCGACCAGGGGCTGACGGTGGTCCGGCTGGGCAAGACGCAGGATGCCGAGCGCGCGCCGCTGGTGAAGGCGCTGGGCGACATCGTCGAGCTTTACCCTTCCAGGTAA
- a CDS encoding YihY/virulence factor BrkB family protein has protein sequence MASEAIREEEEPHAGPPVPNHTPEGRRRAALMHRLEKHRGPIERGRDIFKRVIVGTYNDGFIHAGNLAYMAMLAIFPFFILGAALFTLVGEDGDRAAAIDAILFALPPVVANVIEPVARNVVDARNGWLLWAGGFFGLWTVGSLIETIRDILRRAYGTEATLSFWRYRLISSGVIVGAVVLLMVSLLLQVMIGAISEAVEATSPWLTDLISSLALSRFVPALGLFLSIYLLFYSLTPAHYRVRRYPKWPGALVVTAWWVAVTLALPPVLANLFTYDLTYGSLAGAMIALFFFWLVGLGMVVGAQLNAALAETPEEQAVAAQAA, from the coding sequence ATGGCGAGCGAGGCGATCCGCGAGGAGGAAGAGCCTCACGCCGGGCCGCCGGTTCCCAACCATACGCCCGAAGGCCGCCGCCGGGCGGCGCTCATGCACCGGCTGGAGAAGCATCGCGGCCCGATCGAGCGCGGCCGGGACATATTCAAGCGCGTAATCGTCGGCACCTATAACGACGGTTTCATCCATGCAGGCAACCTTGCCTACATGGCCATGCTGGCGATCTTTCCCTTCTTCATCCTGGGCGCGGCGCTGTTCACCCTGGTGGGCGAAGACGGGGACCGCGCCGCTGCCATCGATGCGATCCTGTTCGCCCTGCCTCCGGTGGTCGCCAACGTGATCGAGCCGGTCGCCCGCAACGTGGTCGATGCCCGCAACGGCTGGCTGCTGTGGGCGGGCGGCTTCTTCGGCCTGTGGACGGTCGGTAGCCTGATCGAGACCATCCGCGACATCCTGCGCCGCGCCTATGGCACGGAGGCGACGCTGAGCTTCTGGCGCTACCGCCTCATTTCCAGCGGCGTGATTGTCGGTGCGGTCGTTCTGCTGATGGTCTCGCTGCTGTTGCAGGTGATGATCGGCGCCATCAGCGAAGCTGTCGAGGCGACCAGCCCGTGGCTGACCGACCTGATATCCAGCCTCGCCCTGTCGCGTTTCGTGCCCGCGCTCGGCCTGTTCCTGTCGATCTACCTCTTGTTCTACTCGCTCACCCCGGCGCATTACCGCGTGCGGCGCTATCCCAAGTGGCCGGGCGCGCTTGTCGTTACGGCATGGTGGGTTGCGGTGACGCTCGCCCTGCCCCCGGTGCTCGCCAACCTGTTCACCTACGATCTCACCTACGGCAGCCTTGCCGGGGCGATGATCGCCCTTTTCTTTTTCTGGCTGGTGGGCCTAGGGATGGTCGTGGGCGCACAATTGAACGCAGCGCTGGCCGAAACGCCCGAGGAACAGGCGGTAGCGGCGCAGGCGGCATGA
- a CDS encoding GlsB/YeaQ/YmgE family stress response membrane protein, whose protein sequence is MGWIIAIIVGGVAGWLASMVMNRDASMGIIWNVIVGCIGSVIGNLIANQFGVAGSVQEFSLTGLLVAILGAIVLLAIVNLIQRGRVR, encoded by the coding sequence ATGGGTTGGATTATTGCAATTATCGTCGGCGGTGTGGCCGGCTGGCTCGCGAGCATGGTGATGAACCGCGACGCATCGATGGGCATCATCTGGAACGTCATCGTCGGCTGCATCGGCTCGGTTATCGGCAATCTGATCGCCAACCAGTTCGGCGTTGCCGGAAGCGTGCAGGAATTCTCGCTTACGGGCCTGCTCGTCGCGATCCTCGGCGCCATCGTGCTGCTCGCCATCGTGAACCTGATCCAGCGCGGTCGGGTACGCTAA
- the pdxH gene encoding pyridoxamine 5'-phosphate oxidase, whose protein sequence is MSASAAGIPAADPFGTFDAWLAEAKDSEPNDPNAMALATATPDGAPSVRMVLLKGHGPDCGTGGGFVFYTNAESRKGGEILANRQAAMLFHWKSLRRQIRIEGPLEQVSDAMADEYFHSRHPQSQIASAASDQSRTLPSREVYMRRVAELEERYGADGPVPRPRHWTGFRLCPTRIEFWQDREYRMHERRVFERGGPDVEWTSRMLYP, encoded by the coding sequence GTGTCGGCTAGCGCGGCAGGCATTCCCGCCGCCGATCCCTTCGGCACGTTCGACGCGTGGCTCGCCGAGGCGAAGGACAGCGAGCCGAACGATCCCAATGCCATGGCGCTTGCCACCGCCACGCCGGACGGGGCGCCATCGGTGCGGATGGTGCTGCTGAAAGGTCACGGGCCGGATTGCGGCACGGGCGGCGGTTTCGTGTTCTACACCAACGCGGAAAGCCGAAAGGGGGGCGAAATCCTCGCCAACCGCCAGGCCGCGATGCTGTTTCACTGGAAGAGCCTGCGCCGCCAGATCCGCATCGAAGGCCCGCTGGAACAGGTGAGCGACGCGATGGCAGACGAATATTTCCATTCGCGCCACCCGCAATCGCAGATCGCCTCCGCCGCATCGGACCAGTCGCGCACCCTGCCTTCGCGCGAGGTCTATATGCGCCGCGTCGCCGAGCTGGAGGAGCGTTACGGCGCCGACGGCCCCGTGCCGCGCCCGCGGCACTGGACCGGTTTCCGCCTGTGCCCGACGCGGATCGAATTCTGGCAGGACCGCGAATACCGCATGCACGAGCGGCGCGTGTTCGAACGCGGCGGGCCGGATGTGGAATGGACCAGCCGGATGTTGTACCCGTGA
- the fabI gene encoding enoyl-ACP reductase FabI has product MGGLMAGKRGLIMGLANDKSLAWGIARACHEHGAELAFSFQGEALEKRVRPLAEQVGSDFLIPCDVSDMDAMDRAFAAIEQRWGKLDFLVHAIGFSDKSELRGKYVDTSLDNFLMTMNISAYSLVAAAKRSAPLMTDGGSIVTLTYYGAEKVIPHYNVMGVAKAALETSVQYLANDLGPQNIRVNAISAGPIKTLAASGIGDFRYILKWNELNSPMRRNVTIDDVGGSGLYFVSDLSSGVTGETHHVDAGYHVVGMKQEDAPDIALD; this is encoded by the coding sequence ATGGGCGGTTTGATGGCTGGCAAGCGCGGCCTCATCATGGGGCTGGCGAACGACAAGTCGCTGGCATGGGGGATCGCCAGGGCGTGCCACGAGCACGGCGCGGAACTGGCCTTCTCGTTCCAGGGGGAGGCGCTGGAGAAGCGCGTCCGACCGCTTGCCGAGCAGGTCGGCAGCGATTTCCTGATCCCCTGCGACGTCTCCGACATGGACGCGATGGACCGCGCCTTTGCCGCCATTGAGCAGCGCTGGGGCAAGCTGGATTTTCTCGTCCATGCCATCGGCTTTTCCGACAAGTCGGAACTGCGCGGGAAATATGTCGACACCAGCCTCGACAATTTCCTGATGACGATGAACATTTCCGCCTATTCGCTCGTCGCCGCAGCCAAGCGCTCCGCGCCGCTGATGACCGATGGCGGCAGCATCGTAACGCTGACCTACTACGGCGCGGAGAAGGTGATCCCGCATTACAATGTGATGGGCGTGGCCAAGGCGGCGCTGGAAACCAGCGTGCAGTATCTTGCCAACGACCTCGGCCCGCAGAACATCCGCGTGAACGCGATCAGCGCCGGCCCGATCAAGACGCTTGCCGCCAGCGGAATCGGCGATTTCCGCTACATCCTGAAATGGAACGAGCTGAATTCGCCCATGCGCCGCAACGTCACGATCGACGATGTCGGCGGGTCGGGCCTGTATTTCGTGTCCGACCTGTCCAGCGGCGTGACCGGCGAAACGCACCATGTCGATGCAGGCTACCACGTGGTCGGCATGAAGCAGGAAGACGCGCCCGATATCGCGCTCGACTAG
- a CDS encoding PhzF family phenazine biosynthesis protein, protein MKLPYTHVNAFADRPFTGNQAAVMPLESWLDDEVLQAIAAENMFAETAFVIPDAGGETDYELRWFTPTEEVRLCGHATLASGHVLLGQDGGDRVTFRTRLAGNLEVRRVDAGYEVGLPLIETAPEPWDEAVRLLGVEPQEVWRNDTRYNVFLYDSAETVRALDPDLRGLGALGNDQFICTAPGEGSDVLSRVFVPGGGVDEDSVTGSAHAVLTHFWTERLERDNFTAHQASARSGTLTCRRDGATAWLGGNCVTVVEGSFYLEG, encoded by the coding sequence ATGAAACTGCCGTACACCCACGTCAATGCCTTTGCCGACCGGCCCTTCACCGGCAACCAGGCGGCGGTGATGCCGCTGGAAAGCTGGCTCGACGACGAGGTGCTGCAGGCCATCGCGGCGGAGAACATGTTCGCCGAAACCGCCTTCGTCATCCCCGATGCGGGCGGAGAGACCGATTACGAATTGCGCTGGTTCACCCCGACCGAGGAAGTGCGGCTATGCGGCCATGCTACTCTGGCGAGCGGTCACGTTCTGCTGGGGCAGGATGGCGGCGACCGGGTGACCTTCCGCACGCGGCTGGCCGGCAATCTCGAAGTACGCCGGGTCGATGCGGGCTACGAAGTCGGCTTGCCGCTGATCGAAACCGCGCCGGAGCCGTGGGACGAGGCGGTCCGCCTGCTGGGCGTGGAGCCGCAGGAAGTCTGGCGCAACGACACGCGATACAACGTCTTCCTTTACGACAGCGCCGAAACGGTACGCGCGCTCGATCCCGACCTGCGCGGCCTTGGCGCATTGGGGAACGACCAGTTCATCTGCACCGCGCCGGGGGAAGGGAGTGACGTCCTCAGCCGCGTGTTCGTGCCGGGCGGCGGGGTGGACGAAGACAGCGTCACAGGCTCCGCCCATGCGGTGCTGACCCATTTCTGGACCGAAAGGCTGGAACGCGACAACTTCACCGCGCACCAGGCGAGCGCGCGGAGCGGTACGCTCACCTGCCGCCGCGACGGCGCGACGGCATGGCTCGGCGGCAATTGCGTGACGGTGGTCGAAGGAAGCTTTTACCTGGAAGGGTAA